From one Populus alba chromosome 17, ASM523922v2, whole genome shotgun sequence genomic stretch:
- the LOC118051922 gene encoding calmodulin-like protein 3, which produces MPTILLRIFLLYNLLNSFLLSLVPKKLRFLLPTSWYHHHQANTNTSWCHPHQANTNTKKPSSLLPSPSLVLTRMDQAELKRVFQMFDRNGDGKITKKELNDSLENLGIFIPDKELTQMIETIDVNGDGCVDIDEFGELYQSLMDEKDEEEDMREAFKVFDQNGDGFITVDELRSVLASLGLKQGRTLEDCKRMIMKVDVDGDGMVDYKEFKKMMKGGGFSALG; this is translated from the coding sequence ATGCCAACTATTTTGCTTAGGATTTTCCTTCTTTACAACCTGCTTAACTCTTTCCTCCTCTCTTTGGTCCCCAAGAAGCTTAGGTTCCTCCTCCCAACTTCTTggtaccaccaccaccaagccAACACCAACACTTCTTGGTGCCACCCCCACCAAGCCAATACCAACACCAAGAAACCCTCTTCTTTGCTGCCATCTCCATCTCTTGTTTTGACAAGAATGGACCAAGCTGAGTTAAAGAGAGTTTTTCAAATGTTTGATAGGAATGGAGATGGGAAGATCACCAAGAAGGAGTTGAATGATTCTTTAGAGAATCTAGGCATCTTTATCCCTGATAAAGAGTTGACTCAGATGATTGAAACGATTGATGTCAATGGTGATGGTTGTGTGGATATTGATGAGTTTGGTGAATTGTATCAATCACTCATGGATGAGAAAGATGAGGAGGAAGATATGAGGGAGGCTTTTAAAGTTTTTGATCAAAATGGGGATGGTTTCATCACCGTTGATGAGCTCAGGTCTGTTTTGGCATCACTTGGGCTTAAACAAGGCAGGACTTTAGAGGACTGTAAGAGGATGATAATGAAGGTGGATGTTGATGGTGACGGAATGGTTGATTACAAGGAGTTTAAGAAGATGATGAAGGGTGGTGGATTTAGTGCTTTGGGCTAA